A region of Vicia villosa cultivar HV-30 ecotype Madison, WI unplaced genomic scaffold, Vvil1.0 ctg.000029F_1_1_1, whole genome shotgun sequence DNA encodes the following proteins:
- the LOC131622333 gene encoding transcription factor PIF1-like isoform X1, with the protein MDQQGLLRPKKPFIADDEIIELLWQNGQVVTQTQNHRHINKPPPVTNSDDSTPGGRENQHLFMQEGEMASWLHYPNDDDDSPIDPSFCADFTMITPQRRSEQVPPNFAYFVRHGVRAEPEPLSRRESTIVDSCDTPAVMLTAVSETLRSSAEPTEGETGLTAPSTTFDEPDGSSSDVEPVREVAERDRKRKGREEEEWKYQNEDIDFEYVEAKNKTSGTSTKRSRAAEVHSLSERRRRDRINEKMKALQELIPRSNKSDKASMLDEAIEYLKSLQLQVQRIQHMQMMSMGCGMVPMMFPGIQQCMPSIGMGINRPVMPFPNMFSGSVLPANFGPRFTIPPFHTPHVPTPDSFTMPAANLVDNNMPTSVGTHDSNKSCIPNVTDPYPQYLGPHQTQFQLMQNQTMNQPNASKLESRQSGVGTCGVWKGGIANLGPKFASNAEPENTLGNDITGMFIPIPIGVHILLYFGKHHRYHATSHGHHLHNLYVMFKK; encoded by the exons ATGGATCAACAAGGGTTACTGCGCCCTAAGAAACCCTTCAT TGCAGACGATGAGATCATAGAGCTACTATGGCAAAACGGTCAAGTTGTCACGCAGACTCAAAACCACCGCCATATCAACAAACCACCGCCGGTGACAAACTCTGACGACTCCACTCCCGGCGGAAGGGAGAATCAACATCTCTTCATGCAAGAAGGAGAAATGGCTTCGTGGCTTCATTAtcctaatgatgatgatgattctcCTATCGATCCATCTTTCTGCGCCGATTTTACCATGATTACTCCACAACGGAGGTCCGAGCAGGTGCCTCCGAACTTCGCATACTTTGTGAGGCACGGTGTTAGAGCTGAACCAGAACCGTTGTCTAGAAGGGAATCAACAATAGTAGATTCGTGTGACACGCCGGCTGTGATGCTAACGGCGGTATCGGAGACGCTAAGAAGCTCAGCTGAGCCAACAGAAGGAGAAACTGGCTTGACGGCGCCTTCAACGACGTTTGACGAACCAGATGGTTCGAGTAGCGATGTAGAACCGGTTCGGGAGGTAGCGGAACGGGACCGGAAGCGGAAGGGAAGGGAGGAAGAGGAATGGAAGTATCAAAACGAG GATATTGATTTTGAATATGTGGAAGCCAAAAATAAAACCAGTGGAACATCAACAAAGAGATCTCGTGCTGCTGAGGTCCATAGTCTCTCAGAGAGG AGGCGCCGTGATCGGATTAATGAAAAGATGAAAGCTCTGCAAGAACTTATACCTCGATCTAATAAG TCTGACAAAGCGTCTATGCTGGATGAGGCAATTGAGTACTTGAAGTCACTGCAGTTACAAGTTCAG AGAATACAACATATGCAGATGATGTCCATGGGATGTGGCATGGTACCAATGATGTTTCCTGGAATCCAGCAGTGTATGCCATCAATTGGAATGGGAATAAACAGGCCAGTAATGCCGTTTCCCAATATGTTTTCTGGTTCTGTTTTGCCTGCAAATTTTGGACCAAGGTTCACAATACCTCCTTTCCACACGCCGCATGTTCCTACACCTGATTCATTCACAATGCCAGCAGCAAATCTGGTAGATAATAACATGCCCACATCAGTTGGAACACATGATTCAAATAAGTCATGTATCCCAAACGTCACTGATCCTTATCCACAATATCTTGGACCCCACCAGACGCAGTTTCAGTTAATGCAG AATCAGACAATGAACCAACCAAATGCCAGCAAGTTAGAAAGCCGCCAGTCAG GTGTAGGAACATGCGGCGTGTGGAAAGGAGGCATTGCGAACCTTGGTCCAAAATTTGCAAGCAATGCAGAACCAGAAAACACATTAGGAAACGACATTACTGGCATGTTTATTCCCATTCCAATTGGTGTCCATATACTGTTGTATTTCGGGAAACATCATAGGTACCATGCCACATCCCATGGACATCATCTGCATAACTTGTACGTTATGTTTAAGAAATGA
- the LOC131622334 gene encoding uncharacterized protein LOC131622334, whose translation MFSLLSRKPPPKSLGFDGGHLPPSWWFSPSTFMVVIFLMKGSISFIQPHSLASTKTKSLIGDPLPPPRTTTKSPFSLPMRSPPEPPPLRNEKLINVILRISNSTMVGVPLFTGSALTHLMLTTFHPPPKSTWIFYRFGGFVGSRFRSER comes from the exons ATGTTCTCTCTTCTCTCTAGAAAACCTCCACCCAAATCTCTAGGGTTTGATGGTGGCCACCTCCCACCTTCATGGTGGTTTTCTCCTTCCACTTTTATGGTGGTTATTTTCCTTATGAAGGGTAGTATCTCTTTCATTCAACCTCACTCTCTTGCTTCTACTAAAACTAAGTCACTCATCGGAGACCCTCTTCCTCCACCACGAACTACTACCAAGTCGCCTTTCTCTCTACCGATGCGATCGCCACCGGAGCCACCACCACTAAGAAATGAAAAGCTTATTAATGTTATTTTAAGAATCTCAAACTCAACAATGGTGGGTGTTCCTCTCTTCACCGGATCTGCTCTAACACATTTGATGTTGACAACTTTTCACCCTCCGCCAAAGTCGACATGGATCTTTTACAG ATTCGGTGGTTTCGTCGGAAGCCGTTTCAGATCCGAAAGATga
- the LOC131622333 gene encoding transcription factor PIF1-like isoform X2: protein MDQQGLLRPKKPFIADDEIIELLWQNGQVVTQTQNHRHINKPPPVTNSDDSTPGGRENQHLFMQEGEMASWLHYPNDDDDSPIDPSFCADFTMITPQRRSEQVPPNFAYFVRHGVRAEPEPLSRRESTIVDSCDTPAVMLTAVSETLRSSAEPTEGETGLTAPSTTFDEPDGSSSDVEPVREVAERDRKRKGREEEEWKYQNEDIDFEYVEAKNKTSGTSTKRSRAAEVHSLSERRRRDRINEKMKALQELIPRSNKSDKASMLDEAIEYLKSLQLQVQMMSMGCGMVPMMFPGIQQCMPSIGMGINRPVMPFPNMFSGSVLPANFGPRFTIPPFHTPHVPTPDSFTMPAANLVDNNMPTSVGTHDSNKSCIPNVTDPYPQYLGPHQTQFQLMQNQTMNQPNASKLESRQSGVGTCGVWKGGIANLGPKFASNAEPENTLGNDITGMFIPIPIGVHILLYFGKHHRYHATSHGHHLHNLYVMFKK from the exons ATGGATCAACAAGGGTTACTGCGCCCTAAGAAACCCTTCAT TGCAGACGATGAGATCATAGAGCTACTATGGCAAAACGGTCAAGTTGTCACGCAGACTCAAAACCACCGCCATATCAACAAACCACCGCCGGTGACAAACTCTGACGACTCCACTCCCGGCGGAAGGGAGAATCAACATCTCTTCATGCAAGAAGGAGAAATGGCTTCGTGGCTTCATTAtcctaatgatgatgatgattctcCTATCGATCCATCTTTCTGCGCCGATTTTACCATGATTACTCCACAACGGAGGTCCGAGCAGGTGCCTCCGAACTTCGCATACTTTGTGAGGCACGGTGTTAGAGCTGAACCAGAACCGTTGTCTAGAAGGGAATCAACAATAGTAGATTCGTGTGACACGCCGGCTGTGATGCTAACGGCGGTATCGGAGACGCTAAGAAGCTCAGCTGAGCCAACAGAAGGAGAAACTGGCTTGACGGCGCCTTCAACGACGTTTGACGAACCAGATGGTTCGAGTAGCGATGTAGAACCGGTTCGGGAGGTAGCGGAACGGGACCGGAAGCGGAAGGGAAGGGAGGAAGAGGAATGGAAGTATCAAAACGAG GATATTGATTTTGAATATGTGGAAGCCAAAAATAAAACCAGTGGAACATCAACAAAGAGATCTCGTGCTGCTGAGGTCCATAGTCTCTCAGAGAGG AGGCGCCGTGATCGGATTAATGAAAAGATGAAAGCTCTGCAAGAACTTATACCTCGATCTAATAAG TCTGACAAAGCGTCTATGCTGGATGAGGCAATTGAGTACTTGAAGTCACTGCAGTTACAAGTTCAG ATGATGTCCATGGGATGTGGCATGGTACCAATGATGTTTCCTGGAATCCAGCAGTGTATGCCATCAATTGGAATGGGAATAAACAGGCCAGTAATGCCGTTTCCCAATATGTTTTCTGGTTCTGTTTTGCCTGCAAATTTTGGACCAAGGTTCACAATACCTCCTTTCCACACGCCGCATGTTCCTACACCTGATTCATTCACAATGCCAGCAGCAAATCTGGTAGATAATAACATGCCCACATCAGTTGGAACACATGATTCAAATAAGTCATGTATCCCAAACGTCACTGATCCTTATCCACAATATCTTGGACCCCACCAGACGCAGTTTCAGTTAATGCAG AATCAGACAATGAACCAACCAAATGCCAGCAAGTTAGAAAGCCGCCAGTCAG GTGTAGGAACATGCGGCGTGTGGAAAGGAGGCATTGCGAACCTTGGTCCAAAATTTGCAAGCAATGCAGAACCAGAAAACACATTAGGAAACGACATTACTGGCATGTTTATTCCCATTCCAATTGGTGTCCATATACTGTTGTATTTCGGGAAACATCATAGGTACCATGCCACATCCCATGGACATCATCTGCATAACTTGTACGTTATGTTTAAGAAATGA
- the LOC131622333 gene encoding transcription factor PIF1-like isoform X3, whose product MDQQGLLRPKKPFIADDEIIELLWQNGQVVTQTQNHRHINKPPPVTNSDDSTPGGRENQHLFMQEGEMASWLHYPNDDDDSPIDPSFCADFTMITPQRRSEQVPPNFAYFVRHGVRAEPEPLSRRESTIVDSCDTPAVMLTAVSETLRSSAEPTEGETGLTAPSTTFDEPDGSSSDVEPVREVAERDRKRKGREEEEWKYQNEDIDFEYVEAKNKTSGTSTKRSRAAEVHSLSERRRRDRINEKMKALQELIPRSNKSDKASMLDEAIEYLKSLQLQVQRIQHMQMMSMGCGMVPMMFPGIQQCMPSIGMGINRPVMPFPNMFSGSVLPANFGPRFTIPPFHTPHVPTPDSFTMPAANLVDNNMPTSVGTHDSNKSCIPNVTDPYPQYLGPHQTQFQLMQNQTMNQPNASKLESRQSGDK is encoded by the exons ATGGATCAACAAGGGTTACTGCGCCCTAAGAAACCCTTCAT TGCAGACGATGAGATCATAGAGCTACTATGGCAAAACGGTCAAGTTGTCACGCAGACTCAAAACCACCGCCATATCAACAAACCACCGCCGGTGACAAACTCTGACGACTCCACTCCCGGCGGAAGGGAGAATCAACATCTCTTCATGCAAGAAGGAGAAATGGCTTCGTGGCTTCATTAtcctaatgatgatgatgattctcCTATCGATCCATCTTTCTGCGCCGATTTTACCATGATTACTCCACAACGGAGGTCCGAGCAGGTGCCTCCGAACTTCGCATACTTTGTGAGGCACGGTGTTAGAGCTGAACCAGAACCGTTGTCTAGAAGGGAATCAACAATAGTAGATTCGTGTGACACGCCGGCTGTGATGCTAACGGCGGTATCGGAGACGCTAAGAAGCTCAGCTGAGCCAACAGAAGGAGAAACTGGCTTGACGGCGCCTTCAACGACGTTTGACGAACCAGATGGTTCGAGTAGCGATGTAGAACCGGTTCGGGAGGTAGCGGAACGGGACCGGAAGCGGAAGGGAAGGGAGGAAGAGGAATGGAAGTATCAAAACGAG GATATTGATTTTGAATATGTGGAAGCCAAAAATAAAACCAGTGGAACATCAACAAAGAGATCTCGTGCTGCTGAGGTCCATAGTCTCTCAGAGAGG AGGCGCCGTGATCGGATTAATGAAAAGATGAAAGCTCTGCAAGAACTTATACCTCGATCTAATAAG TCTGACAAAGCGTCTATGCTGGATGAGGCAATTGAGTACTTGAAGTCACTGCAGTTACAAGTTCAG AGAATACAACATATGCAGATGATGTCCATGGGATGTGGCATGGTACCAATGATGTTTCCTGGAATCCAGCAGTGTATGCCATCAATTGGAATGGGAATAAACAGGCCAGTAATGCCGTTTCCCAATATGTTTTCTGGTTCTGTTTTGCCTGCAAATTTTGGACCAAGGTTCACAATACCTCCTTTCCACACGCCGCATGTTCCTACACCTGATTCATTCACAATGCCAGCAGCAAATCTGGTAGATAATAACATGCCCACATCAGTTGGAACACATGATTCAAATAAGTCATGTATCCCAAACGTCACTGATCCTTATCCACAATATCTTGGACCCCACCAGACGCAGTTTCAGTTAATGCAG AATCAGACAATGAACCAACCAAATGCCAGCAAGTTAGAAAGCCGCCAGTCAG GAGATAAATGA